The proteins below are encoded in one region of Apium graveolens cultivar Ventura chromosome 4, ASM990537v1, whole genome shotgun sequence:
- the LOC141718280 gene encoding uncharacterized protein LOC141718280 has translation MAINSHDFSSIDIESVEEDAQSEMIFAKRRCCFCLPYLNSPEKSSPAAGSRWWSKFRSSESEDAIWTRGINSVKKVREWSEIVAGPKWKTFIRRFNRSNNKSSLGSSKSSKFQYDPLSYALNFDEGPGTNGDSDQVDDYLFHNFSSRYANVVKGGSVEDVKDAKNLI, from the coding sequence ATGGCGATCAATAGCCATGATTTTTCATCTATAGATATAGAATCAGTTGAAGAAGATGCACAATCGGAGATGATCTTCGCTAAACGGCGCTGTTGTTTCTGCTTACCGTACTTGAACTCGCCGGAAAAATCATCTCCGGCCGCCGGAAGTCGGTGGTGGAGCAAATTCCGGTCATCGGAAAGTGAGGATGCAATCTGGACTCGTGGAATTAACTCGGTTAAGAAGGTTCGGGAGTGGTCGGAGATTGTCGCCGGACCGAAGTGGAAGACGTTTATTCGGCGGTTTAATCGGAGTAATAATAAGAGTAGTTTGGGGAGTAGTAAGAGTTCGAAGTTTCAGTATGATCCGTTGAGTTATGCGCTAAATTTTGATGAAGGACCGGGAACGAATGGCGATTCGGATCAGGTTGATGATTATTTGTTTCACAATTTCTCGTCGAGATATGCTAATGTGGTGAAAGGAGGATCGGTGGAGGATGTGAAGGATGCGAAGAATTTGATTTGA
- the LOC141716641 gene encoding inactive leucine-rich repeat receptor-like serine/threonine-protein kinase At1g60630 codes for MSLFPLGLVFVPFLLFPMASSEEQDVITALVEFMAKLSPGNVQRDLNFGWNDTSNPCTDKWEGVTCDTSLNFVKKIVLDEYNLTGVLDAESLCQTSTLLVLSLVKNNIAGELGEEISGCKNLTHLYLSDNRFSGSIPDSVSELSNLKRFNVSHNNFTGELPDMSKVTGLLSYLAENNQFTGGIPQLEFSNLVELNVSNNNLSGPIPDVAVRLGNRSFLGNPGLCGKPLSNVCPIVSPPPGKGSQSSLSQFLMYSGYAVLALIVVLFVAFIMVKKRKSKNKVKISPREVRRDDSDATTTNFMTGGNRSEFSLTSAETGSAASSLVVVSTPMVNGMKFDDLLRAPAELLGRGKHGSLYKVTPNGGVNLVVKRIKDWPITKDDFKKKMQRVGQVLHPKVLPIVAYYCSKEEKLLVYEYQRNGSLFRILHGLHNGQMLNWGSRLNMAASISEALAFMHEELDDDGIAHGNLKSSNIMLNEDMEACISEYGLMVVHKETKTKANNIQTDSPDVGHSYTFKDDINSLGEILLELLTGQVAQNRGPDLARWVHSVAKEEWMVQVFDKSLAAEGASEERIVNLLQVALKCINVLPDARPNMNQIADMINSIKEEEERSISC; via the exons ATGTCATTGTTCCCTCTAGGATTAGTTTTCGTTCCGTTCCTGCTCTTCCCGATGGCCAGCTCAGAAGAACAGGATGTCATAACGGCGTTGGTGGAATTCATGGCAAAACTTTCTCCTGGCAATGTTCAAAGAGATTTGAATTTCGGATGGAATGATACTTCCAACCCCTGCACCGATAAGTGGGAAGGGGTTACTTGTGATACTAGCTTAAATTTCGTGAAAAAGATTGTTCTTGATGAGTATAATCTTACTGGAGTCCTTGATGCTGAGTCTCTTTGCCAGACTAGTACACTTCTTGTTTTGAGCCTTGTTAAAAACAATATTGCTGGAGAATTAGGAGAAGAAATATCAGGCTGCAAAAACCTGACTCACTTGTATTTAAGTGACAATCGTTTTTCGGGATCAATTCCTGATTCTGTCTCCGAGTTGAGTAATCTGAAAAGGTTTAATGTATCACATAACAACTTCACTGGAGAGTTGCCTGATATGTCAAAGGTAACTGGCTTGTTAAGTTATCTGGCTGAAAACAATCAGTTTACTGGAGGGATACCTCAACTGGAGTTTTCGAATTTAGTAGAACTCAATGTCTCTAATAACAATCTTAGTGGCCCAATTCCTGATGTTGCTGTTCGTCTCGGCAACAGAAGCTTTTTAGGTAATCCTGGATTGTGTGGAAAGCCACTTTCAAACGTATGTCCAATTGTTTCTCCCCCGCCTGGAAAGGGATCGCAATCTTCATTGAGTCAGTTTCTTATGTACTCTGGCTACGCTGTTCTTGCGTTGATTGTAGTGCTTTTCGTTGCTTTCATTATGGTCAAGAAAAGGAAATCTAAGAATAAGGTTAAGATCTCTCCAAGGGAAGTAAGGAGAGATGATAGTGATGCTACTACCACTAATTTTATGACAGGAGGAAATAGGTCCGAATTTTCACTGACATCTGCTGAAACGGGAAGTGCTGCATCATCCCTAGTTGTGGTTTCTACTCCAATGGTGAATGGGATGAAATTTGATGATCTACTTCGAGCTCCAGCAGAATTACTTGGACGAGGGAAACATGGAAGCCTCTACAAAGTCACGCCTAATGGTGGCGTGAACCTGGTTGTAAAGAGGATCAAGGACTGGCCGATTACTAAAGACGACTTCAAGAAGAAAATGCAGAGGGTTGGCCAAGTGTTACATCCAAAAGTACTCCCAATTGTTGCCTATTATTGCTCCAAGGAAGAGAAGCTCTTAGTTTATGAATATCAGCGAAATGGAAGTCTCTTCAGAATCCTTCACG GTTTACACAATGGGCAAATGCTCAACTGGGGAAGCAGACTAAACATGGCCGCTAGCATTTCTGAGGCCCTGGCTTTCATGCACGAGGAGCTCGATGATGATGGGATAGCTCATGGCAATCTGAAATCATCCAACATCATGCTGAATGAGGATATGGAAGCATGCATTAGTGAATACGGCCTAATGGTAGTTCACAAGGAAACCAAAACAAAAGCCAACAACATACAAACTGATAGTCCTGATGTCGGTCATTCATACACCTTCAAGGATGACATCAATAGCTTGGGTGAAATTCTTCTAGAACTGCTAACAGGACAAGTAGCTCAAAATAGAGGGCCTGATTTGGCTAGATGGGTACATTCAGTAGccaaagaagaatggatggtTCAAGTATTCGACAAGTCCCTCGCTGCAGAAGGTGCTAGTGAAGAAAGGATCGTAAATCTCTTGCAGGTCGCCTTAAAGTGCATAAATGTTTTGCCAGATGCCAGGCCAAATATGAATCAAATTGCAGACATGATCAACTCtataaaggaagaagaagaaagatCCATTAGCTGTTAA
- the LOC141717666 gene encoding protease Do-like 9 has protein sequence MGPGRKRKTQSPKTLDPQNDTVFPINKIEPIHPTTATNNHPIRRRGRPRNPPQPQTSEPTQLSSPKRQLIDSNGNGAVHNNLTEWDNVSKVVPSMEAVVKVFCVHTDPNFSLPWQRKRQFSSSSSGFVIGGRRVLTNAHSVEHHTQVKLKKRGSDTKYLATVLAIGTECDIAMLTVADDEFWEGVSPVEFGDLPTLQDAVTVVGYPIGGDTISVTSGVVSRIEILSYAHVSTELLGLQIDAAINSGNSGGPAFNDRGLCVGIAFQSLKHEDAENIGYVIPTPVIRHFIQDYEKNGGYTGFPLLGIEWQKMENPDLRMSVGMKSNQKGVRIKRIDPTAPAFQVLKPSDIILSFDGVDIANDGTVPFRHGERIGFSYLVSQKYTGECAAIKVLRNSETLTFDIKLESHRKLIPAHNKGRPPSYYIIAGFVFTTVSVPYLRSEYGKDYDLEAPVKLLDKLLHEMPQFPDEQIVVISQVLVADINIGYEDIVNTQVLAFNGQPVKNLKSLASMVENCDAEFLKFDLEYEQIVVLQTKTAKAATLDILTTHCIPSAMSDDLK, from the exons ATGGGTCCGGGCCGGAAACGCAAAACCCAATCCCCTAAAACCCTAGATCCTCAAAACGACACCGTTTTCCCCATCAACAAAATCGAACCAATCCATCCCACCACCGCCACCAACAACCACCCAATTCGCCGGCGCGGCCGTCCGCGTAACCCCCCACAACCCCAAACCTCCGAGCCCACTCAACTCTCCTCTCCAAAACGACAATTAATTGACTCAAACGGCAATGGAGCAGTTCACAACAATTTAACTGAGTGGGACAATGTGTCGAAAGTTGTTCCGTCAATGGAAGCGGTGGTTAAGGTGTTTTGCGTGCACACTGATCCTAATTTCTCGCTTCCGTGGCAGCGAAAGAGGCAGTTTAGTTCTAGTAGTAGTGGGTTTGTTATTGGTGGGAGGAGAGTTTTGACGAATGCGCATTCTGTTGAGCATCATACGCAGGTTAAGTTGAAGAAACGCGGCTCGGATACTAAGTATTTAGCTACCGTGCTTGCTATTGGGACTGAATGCGATATCG CTATGCTTACCGTGGCTGATGATGAGTTCTGGGAAGGGGTGTCGCCGGTGGAATTTGGGGATTTACCTACACTTCAAGATGCAGTGACAGTTGTGGGTTACCCAATTGGTGGAGATACGATATCTGTTACAAGTGGAGTGGTTTCACGCATAGAGATTTTATCATATGCGCATGTGTCCACTGAGCTTCTTGGACTGCAG ATTGATGCAGCTATCAACTCTGGGAATTCTGGTGGACCTGCCTTCAATGACAGGGGTTTGTGTGTGGGTATTGCTTTTCAATCCCTTAAACATGAAGATGCTGAGAATATAGGATATGTCATTCCAACACCAGTCATCAGGCACTTCATCCAAGATTATGAGAAAAATGGAGGATATACTG GCTTCCCTCTTCTTGGGATTGAATGGCAGAAGATGGAAAATCCAGATCTGCGCATGTCAGTAGGGATGAAATCTAATCAAAAGGGTGTTCGAATAAAAAGAATTGATCCGACTGCACCAGCATTTCAGGTTTTAAAGCCATCAGATATCATACTAAGTTTTGATGGGGTTGATATTGCTAATGATGGGACAG TTCCTTTTAGGCATGGAGAGAGAATAGGTTTTAGTTATCTCGTTTCACAGAAATATACGGGAGAATGTGCAGCAATCAAAGTTCTGCGCAACTCTGAAACACTTACATTTGATATCAAACTTGAGTCGCACAGAAAGTTGATTCCAGCTCACAACAAAGGAAGACCCCCTTCGTATTACATTATTGCAGGATTTGTTTTTACAACCGTATCAGTTCCATATCTTCGTTCTGAG TATGGAAAGGACTATGATCTCGAAGCTCCAGTCAAGTTGTTAGACAAGCTTTTACACGAAATGCCTCAATTTCCTGATGAACAGATTGTTGTGATTTCTCAG GTACTCGTTGCTGATATTAATATTGGATATGAGGACATTGTCAACACCCAG GTTCTTGCTTTTAACGGTCAACCTGTGAAGAATCTAAAGAGCTTGGCCAGCATGGTAGAGAATTGTGATGCTGAATTTTTGAAATTCGATTTGGAATACGAGCAG ATTGTTGTCCTTCAGACAAAGACAGCGAAAGCGGCGACCTTAGACATCCTAACGACACATTGTATACCCTCAGCCATGTCAGATGATCTTAAGTGA
- the LOC141717668 gene encoding uncharacterized protein LOC141717668 has translation MFLARIFGRTLCTAAKSESSAAAAAAASTARMGHNPLEEFFETDRSPDQDKPVVYGRSWKASELRLKSWDDLHKLWYVLLKEKNMLMTQRQMLNSQNLRFPNPERIPKVRKSMCRIKHVLTERAIEDPDPRRSSEMKRLINAL, from the exons ATGTTTTTGGCAAGAATATTTGGGAGGACACTTTGCACTGCTGCTAAATCCGAAAGTTCAGCTGCGGCAGCTGCTGCTGCTTCTACGGCTAGGATGGGGCATAACCCGCTTGAGGAGTTTTTTGAGACTGATAGAAGCCCGGACCAGGACAAGCCTGTTGTCTATG GTCGGAGTTGGAAGGCTTCCGAACTACGTTTAAAGTCTTGGGATGATCTTCACAAACTATGGTATGTTTTGCTGAAGGAGAAAAACATGTTGATGACTCAGCGTCAGATGCTTAATTCACAGAATTTACGGTTTCCCAATCCAGAACGTATTCCCAAG GTAAGGAAGTCCATGTGTCGGATCAAGCATGTACTAACTGAGAGAGCGATTGAAGATCCAGATCCGAGGAGATCTTCTGAAATGAAAAGGCTAATAAATGCTCTGTGA
- the LOC141718281 gene encoding putative mitochondrial protein AtMg00310: MNSFWWGNGGSNKGIRWLSWEKMCNAKEGGGLGFKELSKFSIAMLAKQGTNPSYMWRSILAAQEVVRQESRRKIGDGEQTNVWNNNGY, translated from the exons ATGAACTCTTTCTGGTGGGGAAATGGAGGGTCGAACAAGGGAATAAGGTGGTTGTCCTGGGAAAAAATGTGCAATGCTAAGGAGGGAGGGGGATTGGGGTTTAAAGAATTAAGTAAGTTTAGCATTGCTATGTTAGCAAAGCAAG GAACAAACCCATCATATATGTGGCGAAGTATTCTTGCAGCACAGGAGGTTGTAAGACAAGAAAGTAGGAGAAAGATAGGGGATGGAGAGCAGACCAACGTGTGGAATAATAATGGATATTAG